Proteins from one Megalops cyprinoides isolate fMegCyp1 chromosome 11, fMegCyp1.pri, whole genome shotgun sequence genomic window:
- the LOC118785421 gene encoding LIM and senescent cell antigen-like-containing domain protein 1 isoform X4 translates to MEVQSRLAPHSIPENGEPQVEVNGLHHGEGGEAEVPVSKSQRRRSDIKVYKEFCDFYARFNMANALANAICERCKSGFAPAEKIVNSNGELYHEQCFVCAQCFQQFPEGLFYEFEGRKYCEHDFQMLFAPCCHQCGEFIIGRVIKAMNNSWHPDCFCCDICQAVLADVGFVKNAGRHLCRPCHNREKARGLGKYICQKCHAIIDEQPLIFKNDPYHPDHFNCTNCGKELTADARELKGELYCLPCHDKMGVPICGACRRPIEGRVVNAMGKQWHVEHFVCAKCEKPFLGHRHYERKGLAYCETHYNQLFGDVCYHCNRVIEGDVVSALNKAWCVNCFACSTCNTKLTLKNKFVEFDMKPVCKKCYEKFPLELKKRLKKLAETVGRK, encoded by the exons ATGGAGGTCCAGAGCCGTTTGGCCCCCCACTCTATTCCCGAGAACGGTGAGCCTCAGGTGGAGGTGAACGGGCTGCATCATGGCGAAGGGGGAGAAGCAGAGGTGCCCGTCTCCAAATCCCAGAGGAGGCGCAGCGACATCAAAGTGTACAAGGAGTTCTGCGACTTCTACGCACGTTT caaCATGGCAAATGCCCTGGCAAATGCCATCTGTGAGCGCTGCAAGAGTGGCTTTGCCCCGGCAGAGAAGATTGTCAACAGCAATGGGGAGCTGTACCATGAGCAGTGCTTTGTGTGCGCGCAGTGTTTCCAGCAGTTCCCAGAGGGACTCTTCTATGAG TTCGAGGGCAGGAAATACTGTGAGCATGACTTCCAGATGCTGTTTGCCCCTTGCTGTCACCAGTGTG GGGAGTTCATCATTGGCCGTGTCATCAAGGCTATGAACAACAGCTGGCACCCCGACTGCTTCTGCTGCGACATCTGCCAGGCGGTCCTGGCTGATGTGGGCTTCGTCAAGAACGCGGGCAG GCATCTGTGCCGCCCCTGTCATAACCGGGAGAAGGCCCGTGGTCTGGGCAAGTACATCTGTCAGAAGTGCCACGCCATCATCGATGAGCAGCCGCTCATCTTCAAGAATGACCCTTACCACCCTGACCACTTCAACTGCACCAATTGTGG CAAGGAGCTGACGGCGGACGCCCGAGAGCTGAAGGGCGAGCTGTACTGCTTGCCCTGCCATGACAAAATGGGCGTGCCCATCTGCGGGGCCTGCAGGAGACCAATCGAGGGCCGCGTGGTCAATGCCATGGGCAAGCAATGGCACGTGGAG cattttgtgtgtgctaAGTGTGAAAAGCCCTTCCTGGGACACCGTCACTATGAGAGGAAGGGACTGGCCTATTGTGAGACGCACTACAACCAG CTCTTTGGTGATGTTTGTTACCACTGCAACCGTGTCATTGAAGGAGACG TGGTATCAGCCCTGAACAAGGCCTGGTGTGTCAATTGCTTCGCCTGTTCCACCTGCAACACCAAACTGACCCTGAA GAACAAATTTGTGGAGTTTGACATGAAGCCGGTGTGCAAGAAGTGCTACGAAAAGTTCCCCCTGGAGCTGAAGAAGAGGCTGAAGAAGCTGGCGGAGACAGTGGGACGCAAGTAG
- the LOC118785421 gene encoding LIM and senescent cell antigen-like-containing domain protein 1 isoform X5, with the protein MNTLRLKELSNSDLYRRRQERPDSYGGGLPRDRLSNMANALANAICERCKSGFAPAEKIVNSNGELYHEQCFVCAQCFQQFPEGLFYEFEGRKYCEHDFQMLFAPCCHQCGEFIIGRVIKAMNNSWHPDCFCCDICQAVLADVGFVKNAGRHLCRPCHNREKARGLGKYICQKCHAIIDEQPLIFKNDPYHPDHFNCTNCGKELTADARELKGELYCLPCHDKMGVPICGACRRPIEGRVVNAMGKQWHVEHFVCAKCEKPFLGHRHYERKGLAYCETHYNQLFGDVCYHCNRVIEGDVVSALNKAWCVNCFACSTCNTKLTLKNKFVEFDMKPVCKKCYEKFPLELKKRLKKLAETVGRK; encoded by the exons ATGAACACTCTGCGGCTGAAAGAGTTGTCTAACTCGGACCTGTACAGGCGGAGGCAGGAGAGGCCGGACAGCTATGGGGGTGGCCTGCCACGGGACCGACTAAG caaCATGGCAAATGCCCTGGCAAATGCCATCTGTGAGCGCTGCAAGAGTGGCTTTGCCCCGGCAGAGAAGATTGTCAACAGCAATGGGGAGCTGTACCATGAGCAGTGCTTTGTGTGCGCGCAGTGTTTCCAGCAGTTCCCAGAGGGACTCTTCTATGAG TTCGAGGGCAGGAAATACTGTGAGCATGACTTCCAGATGCTGTTTGCCCCTTGCTGTCACCAGTGTG GGGAGTTCATCATTGGCCGTGTCATCAAGGCTATGAACAACAGCTGGCACCCCGACTGCTTCTGCTGCGACATCTGCCAGGCGGTCCTGGCTGATGTGGGCTTCGTCAAGAACGCGGGCAG GCATCTGTGCCGCCCCTGTCATAACCGGGAGAAGGCCCGTGGTCTGGGCAAGTACATCTGTCAGAAGTGCCACGCCATCATCGATGAGCAGCCGCTCATCTTCAAGAATGACCCTTACCACCCTGACCACTTCAACTGCACCAATTGTGG CAAGGAGCTGACGGCGGACGCCCGAGAGCTGAAGGGCGAGCTGTACTGCTTGCCCTGCCATGACAAAATGGGCGTGCCCATCTGCGGGGCCTGCAGGAGACCAATCGAGGGCCGCGTGGTCAATGCCATGGGCAAGCAATGGCACGTGGAG cattttgtgtgtgctaAGTGTGAAAAGCCCTTCCTGGGACACCGTCACTATGAGAGGAAGGGACTGGCCTATTGTGAGACGCACTACAACCAG CTCTTTGGTGATGTTTGTTACCACTGCAACCGTGTCATTGAAGGAGACG TGGTATCAGCCCTGAACAAGGCCTGGTGTGTCAATTGCTTCGCCTGTTCCACCTGCAACACCAAACTGACCCTGAA GAACAAATTTGTGGAGTTTGACATGAAGCCGGTGTGCAAGAAGTGCTACGAAAAGTTCCCCCTGGAGCTGAAGAAGAGGCTGAAGAAGCTGGCGGAGACAGTGGGACGCAAGTAG
- the LOC118785421 gene encoding LIM and senescent cell antigen-like-containing domain protein 1 isoform X3, with the protein MEVQSRLAPHSIPENGEPQVEVNGLHHGEGGEAEVPVSKSQRRRSDIKVYKEFCDFYARFNMANALANAICERCKSGFAPAEKIVNSNGELYHEQCFVCAQCFQQFPEGLFYEFEGRKYCEHDFQMLFAPCCHQCGEFIIGRVIKAMNNSWHPDCFCCDICQAVLADVGFVKNAGRHLCRPCHNREKARGLGKYICQKCHAIIDEQPLIFKNDPYHPDHFNCTNCGKELTADARELKGELYCLPCHDKMGVPICGACRRPIEGRVVNAMGKQWHVEHFVCAKCEKPFLGHRHYERKGLAYCETHYNQLFGDVCYHCNRVIEGDVVSALNKAWCVNCFACSTCNTKLTLKDKFVEIDLKPVCKHCYERMPEELKRRLAKRERDSKDKKKKMAI; encoded by the exons ATGGAGGTCCAGAGCCGTTTGGCCCCCCACTCTATTCCCGAGAACGGTGAGCCTCAGGTGGAGGTGAACGGGCTGCATCATGGCGAAGGGGGAGAAGCAGAGGTGCCCGTCTCCAAATCCCAGAGGAGGCGCAGCGACATCAAAGTGTACAAGGAGTTCTGCGACTTCTACGCACGTTT caaCATGGCAAATGCCCTGGCAAATGCCATCTGTGAGCGCTGCAAGAGTGGCTTTGCCCCGGCAGAGAAGATTGTCAACAGCAATGGGGAGCTGTACCATGAGCAGTGCTTTGTGTGCGCGCAGTGTTTCCAGCAGTTCCCAGAGGGACTCTTCTATGAG TTCGAGGGCAGGAAATACTGTGAGCATGACTTCCAGATGCTGTTTGCCCCTTGCTGTCACCAGTGTG GGGAGTTCATCATTGGCCGTGTCATCAAGGCTATGAACAACAGCTGGCACCCCGACTGCTTCTGCTGCGACATCTGCCAGGCGGTCCTGGCTGATGTGGGCTTCGTCAAGAACGCGGGCAG GCATCTGTGCCGCCCCTGTCATAACCGGGAGAAGGCCCGTGGTCTGGGCAAGTACATCTGTCAGAAGTGCCACGCCATCATCGATGAGCAGCCGCTCATCTTCAAGAATGACCCTTACCACCCTGACCACTTCAACTGCACCAATTGTGG CAAGGAGCTGACGGCGGACGCCCGAGAGCTGAAGGGCGAGCTGTACTGCTTGCCCTGCCATGACAAAATGGGCGTGCCCATCTGCGGGGCCTGCAGGAGACCAATCGAGGGCCGCGTGGTCAATGCCATGGGCAAGCAATGGCACGTGGAG cattttgtgtgtgctaAGTGTGAAAAGCCCTTCCTGGGACACCGTCACTATGAGAGGAAGGGACTGGCCTATTGTGAGACGCACTACAACCAG CTCTTTGGTGATGTTTGTTACCACTGCAACCGTGTCATTGAAGGAGACG TGGTATCAGCCCTGAACAAGGCCTGGTGTGTCAATTGCTTCGCCTGTTCCACCTGCAACACCAAACTGACCCTGAA GGACAAGTTTGTAGAGATCGACCTGAAGCCAGTGTGCAAGCACTGCTATGAGCGGATGCCGGAGGAGCTGAAGCGCCGGCTGGCGAAGCGAGAGCGTGACTCCAaggacaagaaaaagaaaatggccatCT GA
- the LOC118785421 gene encoding LIM and senescent cell antigen-like-containing domain protein 1 isoform X1, with protein MEVQSRLAPHSIPENGEPQVEVNGLHHGEGGEAEVPVSKSQRRRSDIKVYKEFCDFYARFNMANALANAICERCKSGFAPAEKIVNSNGELYHEQCFVCAQCFQQFPEGLFYEFEGRKYCEHDFQMLFAPCCHQCGEFIIGRVIKAMNNSWHPDCFCCDICQAVLADVGFVKNAGRHLCRPCHNREKARGLGKYICQKCHAIIDEQPLIFKNDPYHPDHFNCTNCGKELTADARELKGELYCLPCHDKMGVPICGACRRPIEGRVVNAMGKQWHVEHFVCAKCEKPFLGHRHYERKGLAYCETHYNQLFGDVCYHCNRVIEGDVVSALNKAWCVNCFACSTCNTKLTLKDKFVEIDLKPVCKHCYERMPEELKRRLAKRERDSKDKKKKMAICL; from the exons ATGGAGGTCCAGAGCCGTTTGGCCCCCCACTCTATTCCCGAGAACGGTGAGCCTCAGGTGGAGGTGAACGGGCTGCATCATGGCGAAGGGGGAGAAGCAGAGGTGCCCGTCTCCAAATCCCAGAGGAGGCGCAGCGACATCAAAGTGTACAAGGAGTTCTGCGACTTCTACGCACGTTT caaCATGGCAAATGCCCTGGCAAATGCCATCTGTGAGCGCTGCAAGAGTGGCTTTGCCCCGGCAGAGAAGATTGTCAACAGCAATGGGGAGCTGTACCATGAGCAGTGCTTTGTGTGCGCGCAGTGTTTCCAGCAGTTCCCAGAGGGACTCTTCTATGAG TTCGAGGGCAGGAAATACTGTGAGCATGACTTCCAGATGCTGTTTGCCCCTTGCTGTCACCAGTGTG GGGAGTTCATCATTGGCCGTGTCATCAAGGCTATGAACAACAGCTGGCACCCCGACTGCTTCTGCTGCGACATCTGCCAGGCGGTCCTGGCTGATGTGGGCTTCGTCAAGAACGCGGGCAG GCATCTGTGCCGCCCCTGTCATAACCGGGAGAAGGCCCGTGGTCTGGGCAAGTACATCTGTCAGAAGTGCCACGCCATCATCGATGAGCAGCCGCTCATCTTCAAGAATGACCCTTACCACCCTGACCACTTCAACTGCACCAATTGTGG CAAGGAGCTGACGGCGGACGCCCGAGAGCTGAAGGGCGAGCTGTACTGCTTGCCCTGCCATGACAAAATGGGCGTGCCCATCTGCGGGGCCTGCAGGAGACCAATCGAGGGCCGCGTGGTCAATGCCATGGGCAAGCAATGGCACGTGGAG cattttgtgtgtgctaAGTGTGAAAAGCCCTTCCTGGGACACCGTCACTATGAGAGGAAGGGACTGGCCTATTGTGAGACGCACTACAACCAG CTCTTTGGTGATGTTTGTTACCACTGCAACCGTGTCATTGAAGGAGACG TGGTATCAGCCCTGAACAAGGCCTGGTGTGTCAATTGCTTCGCCTGTTCCACCTGCAACACCAAACTGACCCTGAA GGACAAGTTTGTAGAGATCGACCTGAAGCCAGTGTGCAAGCACTGCTATGAGCGGATGCCGGAGGAGCTGAAGCGCCGGCTGGCGAAGCGAGAGCGTGACTCCAaggacaagaaaaagaaaatggccatCTGTTTGTAA
- the LOC118785421 gene encoding LIM and senescent cell antigen-like-containing domain protein 1 isoform X6, producing the protein MLGVAEMTGSNMANALANAICERCKSGFAPAEKIVNSNGELYHEQCFVCAQCFQQFPEGLFYEFEGRKYCEHDFQMLFAPCCHQCGEFIIGRVIKAMNNSWHPDCFCCDICQAVLADVGFVKNAGRHLCRPCHNREKARGLGKYICQKCHAIIDEQPLIFKNDPYHPDHFNCTNCGKELTADARELKGELYCLPCHDKMGVPICGACRRPIEGRVVNAMGKQWHVEHFVCAKCEKPFLGHRHYERKGLAYCETHYNQLFGDVCYHCNRVIEGDVVSALNKAWCVNCFACSTCNTKLTLKDKFVEIDLKPVCKHCYERMPEELKRRLAKRERDSKDKKKKMAICL; encoded by the exons caaCATGGCAAATGCCCTGGCAAATGCCATCTGTGAGCGCTGCAAGAGTGGCTTTGCCCCGGCAGAGAAGATTGTCAACAGCAATGGGGAGCTGTACCATGAGCAGTGCTTTGTGTGCGCGCAGTGTTTCCAGCAGTTCCCAGAGGGACTCTTCTATGAG TTCGAGGGCAGGAAATACTGTGAGCATGACTTCCAGATGCTGTTTGCCCCTTGCTGTCACCAGTGTG GGGAGTTCATCATTGGCCGTGTCATCAAGGCTATGAACAACAGCTGGCACCCCGACTGCTTCTGCTGCGACATCTGCCAGGCGGTCCTGGCTGATGTGGGCTTCGTCAAGAACGCGGGCAG GCATCTGTGCCGCCCCTGTCATAACCGGGAGAAGGCCCGTGGTCTGGGCAAGTACATCTGTCAGAAGTGCCACGCCATCATCGATGAGCAGCCGCTCATCTTCAAGAATGACCCTTACCACCCTGACCACTTCAACTGCACCAATTGTGG CAAGGAGCTGACGGCGGACGCCCGAGAGCTGAAGGGCGAGCTGTACTGCTTGCCCTGCCATGACAAAATGGGCGTGCCCATCTGCGGGGCCTGCAGGAGACCAATCGAGGGCCGCGTGGTCAATGCCATGGGCAAGCAATGGCACGTGGAG cattttgtgtgtgctaAGTGTGAAAAGCCCTTCCTGGGACACCGTCACTATGAGAGGAAGGGACTGGCCTATTGTGAGACGCACTACAACCAG CTCTTTGGTGATGTTTGTTACCACTGCAACCGTGTCATTGAAGGAGACG TGGTATCAGCCCTGAACAAGGCCTGGTGTGTCAATTGCTTCGCCTGTTCCACCTGCAACACCAAACTGACCCTGAA GGACAAGTTTGTAGAGATCGACCTGAAGCCAGTGTGCAAGCACTGCTATGAGCGGATGCCGGAGGAGCTGAAGCGCCGGCTGGCGAAGCGAGAGCGTGACTCCAaggacaagaaaaagaaaatggccatCTGTTTGTAA
- the LOC118785421 gene encoding LIM and senescent cell antigen-like-containing domain protein 1 isoform X2: protein MEVQSRLAPHSIPENGEPQVEVNGLHHGEGGEAEVPVSKSQRRRSDIKVYKEFCDFYARFNMANALANAICERCKSGFAPAEKIVNSNGELYHEQCFVCAQCFQQFPEGLFYEFEGRKYCEHDFQMLFAPCCHQCGEFIIGRVIKAMNNSWHPDCFCCDICQAVLADVGFVKNAGRHLCRPCHNREKARGLGKYICQKCHAIIDEQPLIFKNDPYHPDHFNCTNCGKELTADARELKGELYCLPCHDKMGVPICGACRRPIEGRVVNAMGKQWHVEHFVCGVCERPFQGHPYYERRGHAYCERHFDMLFGDVCYHCNRVIEGDVVSALNKAWCVNCFACSTCNTKLTLKDKFVEIDLKPVCKHCYERMPEELKRRLAKRERDSKDKKKKMAICL from the exons ATGGAGGTCCAGAGCCGTTTGGCCCCCCACTCTATTCCCGAGAACGGTGAGCCTCAGGTGGAGGTGAACGGGCTGCATCATGGCGAAGGGGGAGAAGCAGAGGTGCCCGTCTCCAAATCCCAGAGGAGGCGCAGCGACATCAAAGTGTACAAGGAGTTCTGCGACTTCTACGCACGTTT caaCATGGCAAATGCCCTGGCAAATGCCATCTGTGAGCGCTGCAAGAGTGGCTTTGCCCCGGCAGAGAAGATTGTCAACAGCAATGGGGAGCTGTACCATGAGCAGTGCTTTGTGTGCGCGCAGTGTTTCCAGCAGTTCCCAGAGGGACTCTTCTATGAG TTCGAGGGCAGGAAATACTGTGAGCATGACTTCCAGATGCTGTTTGCCCCTTGCTGTCACCAGTGTG GGGAGTTCATCATTGGCCGTGTCATCAAGGCTATGAACAACAGCTGGCACCCCGACTGCTTCTGCTGCGACATCTGCCAGGCGGTCCTGGCTGATGTGGGCTTCGTCAAGAACGCGGGCAG GCATCTGTGCCGCCCCTGTCATAACCGGGAGAAGGCCCGTGGTCTGGGCAAGTACATCTGTCAGAAGTGCCACGCCATCATCGATGAGCAGCCGCTCATCTTCAAGAATGACCCTTACCACCCTGACCACTTCAACTGCACCAATTGTGG CAAGGAGCTGACGGCGGACGCCCGAGAGCTGAAGGGCGAGCTGTACTGCTTGCCCTGCCATGACAAAATGGGCGTGCCCATCTGCGGGGCCTGCAGGAGACCAATCGAGGGCCGCGTGGTCAATGCCATGGGCAAGCAATGGCACGTGGAG CACTttgtgtgcggtgtgtgtgaaAGGCCCTTTCAGGGTCATCCGTACTACGAGCGCAGGGGACATGCCTACTGCGAGAGGCACTTTGACATG CTCTTTGGTGATGTTTGTTACCACTGCAACCGTGTCATTGAAGGAGACG TGGTATCAGCCCTGAACAAGGCCTGGTGTGTCAATTGCTTCGCCTGTTCCACCTGCAACACCAAACTGACCCTGAA GGACAAGTTTGTAGAGATCGACCTGAAGCCAGTGTGCAAGCACTGCTATGAGCGGATGCCGGAGGAGCTGAAGCGCCGGCTGGCGAAGCGAGAGCGTGACTCCAaggacaagaaaaagaaaatggccatCTGTTTGTAA